The genomic segment AAGCCCTCGGCGACGTGATCACCAACCTCAACAAGGTGGTCGGCAACCTTGCGCGGCAAAACGACAATTTCGACGGGGTCATCACCGAAACCCGCGAGGTGGTCGATCGACTCGACCGGCGTCGCCCGGAACTGGTGGGCTCGGTGGGTTCACTGTCCCGAGTGATGGGCCGGCTCTCGACATCGGCCAACGACGTATACCCGGCGCTGCGCGAATTCATCGACCGCAAACCCGGCGTGGCCCGGCACCTGATGGACGTCGAACCGCAGGTGGCGTTCTTCGGCGACAACATCCCGCTATTACTCAAAGGCCTTGTCCGAGTGGGTAACCAGGGTGCTTACGGCAACGCCTACGTGTGCGACGTCAACTTCATGGGCTTCTTCCCCGGCCTCAACGACGTCGTGCCGATCATCGTCGCCGCGGCCACGCCGGGAAACAAGACGTGGCACACACCGAGATGCAGGAGCACCGCCGGTGGCTGATTCGTCGGTCTGGCAGCGGTTGAGGAAGCGTCCGCTGGAGAGCTACAACACCACCTGGATGGGGTCTATCGCCGTCGCGGTGGTGGCTGCCGTGATCGGCGCCATGCTGGCGGTGCACGCGCTCGGTGCCGGCTACCGGCACTACACCGCCGAATTTCTGCAGGCCGCCGCACTGCGGGCCGGCAATCCGATCGTCGTCGCGGGGATCCCGGTCGGCGAAGTCACCAGCATGAAACTCGACGGCGACCACGTCGAGGCCGGACTGAAGATTCGCGACAATATCGTGCTGGGCAAGGATTCTCGAGCCACGATCAAGGTCACCACGATCCTGGGATCGCGTTATCTCTCGGTGCAGCCCAACGGCTCGGCGGCGCTGCCCCACGGCACCTTTGACCTCGCGCACACCGAGGTTCCCTACGACTTGCAATCCGCATTACAGGATGCCACCACGACGTTCGAGCAGGTCGACTCCGACCGGTTCGCGCAATCGCTTGCCGTGCTGGGCAAGCAACTCGAGGGCCTGCCCGCGGTGGTGCCACAGGCGATGACGAACATTCGATCGCTGTCGTCCATCATCGCGGTGCGACGCGACCAACTGGGTCAGCTGCTGGGAAGCACCGAACGAGTGACCAACACGTTGCGGCGCCAGCAGGCCGGCCTCGGCAATCTGATCAACCAGGGACAGGACCTGCTGGGCCAATTCGTCGCGCGGCGAGCCGTTTTCCACGCGATGATGCAATCGCTGACCAACATCGTCGACACCATGAGCCAGATCGTGGTCACCGACCGGTCGGGTCTTGACTCGCTGATCGCCGACATGCGCGACTTCACCGCCATGATGGCCAAGCACGACGACCTGCTGAGCAACCTGCTGCAAATCAGCCCAATCTTCTTCCGTGAGGCCACCAACCTCACCGGCGAGGGCAACGCAATCAATTTCAACGCCAACAACGTCCCGCTCGTCGACTCGTGGATGTGCGCCATCAGTGGCCGCGCCAAGCAGTTCGGGATGGTCCAATACTTCAAGGACTGCAAGTGATGGCGTCGAAGATCCGGGCCAGGGCAGTGGCTACCATCGCGGCCCTGATGTTGGTGACCGCGGCCGTCGGGGTCGGCTGGTGGTACCTGGCGCCCGATCAGGACAGCATCACGGTGACGGCCCAATTCGACAGCGCCTCAGGACTTTACCAGGGCAATGTGGTCGCGGTACTGGGAATGCCGGTGGGCAAGATCACCAAGATCAACGCCAAGGGCGGCTACGTCGAAGTCGAATTCACCGTCGATCGCCACGTCAAGGTCCCCGCTACCGCCCAAGCCGTCACCGTGTCCACCTCGATCCTCACCGACCGGCAGATCGAACTCACGCCGCCCTACCATGGCGGTCCCGTCCTGGAGAACCACGACACCATCGGCTTGACCCGGACCAAGACCCCCGTCGAATTCAGCCGGGTGCTCAGCGTTCTCGACAAGGTCACCAAGTCGCTCGAGGGAGACGGCCGTGGCGGCGGCCCCGTCGCCGACGTACTGAACAACGGGACCTTGGTTATCGAAGGCAACGGCGGGCAGATCAAATCGGCGCTCGACGAGCTGTCCCGGGCGCTGCGCCTGTCCAGCGACGGCGGCGCGGCGACCCGCGAGCAGATCACCACGATCGTCAAGAACATCAGCTCGCTGTTCGACGCGGTGGCCGCCAACGACGGCAAGCTGCGCGAATTCGCTTCCACCATTCACCAAGTCAGCCAGATCATGGCCGACGAGGATATCGGCGGCGGCAGTACCGGACGAAGATTCGACCAGCTGGTGCAACGAGCCGGCGAGCTGCTCGACGCCAACCGGGACACCATCAAGACGAGTCTGCTCCACGGCAACAAGATGCTGACGATGGTGACCAACCAGCGCCGCGACCTCGCCGAGCTCCTCGATGTGGCGCCGATGCTGGCCGACAACGCCTACAACATGATCGACCGCGCCAACGGTGCCGTGCGCGCCCGTTTCCTCACCGACCGATTGGTGTTCGACAGCCAATACACCAAAGAGATCTGCAACTTGATGGGCCTTCGGCAACTCGGATGCAGCACCGGAACGATCCAGGACTTCGGACCGGATTTCGGGTTGACCTACGTATTGGACGGCATGGCCGCGATGGGGCAGAAATGATCACCGCCCGCGTCCGCGTCGCGCTGGCCATGGCGGCCACGGCGCTGATCGCCTCCGGATGCGGCACGAATGGTCTTGCCAGCCTGCCTCTTCCGGCTCCGGGGCTGGGTTCGGGCGGATACACCTTGACCGCGGTGTTCTCCAACGCGCTGAACCTTCCGATGAACGCGAAGGTGAAGCTCGCCGGCGCCGACGTCGGGCAGGTCGAAGCGATGGTCGCACGCAACTACACCGCGGTCACCACGCTGCGGATCAGAAACGGGGTGCGGCTGCCCCGCGGCAGTACCGCCGAATTGCGCACCGCCACACCGCTGGGCGACGTGTTCGTGGCCCTGAAGCCACCCGCCGACGATCCCGCCGACGATCCGATGCTGCGGGGCGGCGACACCATCGGCCTGGATTCGACAGCCGCGGCAGCGACCGTCGAATCGGTTCTGAGCTCGGCGGCGATCCTGGTCAACGGCGGAGCGGTGCGCAATTTCACCAACATCATCAACGGTTTCGGGAAGGCCACCGGTGATCAGGGCCAGGCGTTCGGTGAGCTGATCCGCAAGTCCAACCAACTGGTCGCAACGCTCGACGCCAGATCCGACCAGATCTCGGGCGCGTTGACCGAATTATCCCGTCTGGCAGACCAACTCGACGCCAAGGACGCCGCCATCACCGACCTGATGACCGCGGCCCGGCCCGCCGTCTCCGCCCTGGCCGACAACACCACCCAGCTGTCGGATCTAGCGGTGCAGGTGGGCAACACCTCCCGGTTGCTGGCCAGATTCCCGTCGATCGGGGGCACCGACACCAGCGGCCGCAGCATCATCGGTGACCTCAACACGATTGCCGGGGCCGCCAACGACGTTGCCGTGAGCCCGGATACCAGCTTTTACGCGATCAACCGGATGATCCCCCCATTGGTCAAATCGACGTCAGGGAGCGCGATTTCGGTGCACGTGGGCGTCGACAAGCTGATCCTCGGATCGCTGCCCGACATCGGATATCCCGGCGATATCGGGCTACACGGGCCGCACCACTACAACATGAACCTTCTCGTCGGCACCCTGAAATACACCCTGTGGCGCTTGCAAGAACGCGTGGTCGGGCGGGGGCCGAACGCACCGCAGGTTCCCGTCATGCCCGATCCGAACATCCCGGGCCAAATCGATATCGCCCCCGGTCCTCCCCTGCCCGCGCCGGGACCGCCACCGTGATCGCCGGAGCCGCCAACGTCGTGGTCAAAGTGGTGCGCGCCGCGCACCGCCAACAGGTCTGGCTGTCGGTGGCCGGACTGGTGCTCACCCTGGTGGTCGGAACCGCTTACCTGCTGATCGGGGCGTTGCGGGTGACACCGTTCGCGTCGTCCTACCGGGTCACCGTCCAGCTACCGGAATCCGGTGGCCTGCTGCCCAATCAGGATGTGGCGTTGCGTGGCGTGCGGATTGGCCGCGTCGAGTCGTTGCAGATCACCGACAGCGGAGTCAATGCGATCGCCAGCATCTCGTCGAAGGTGCGGGTTCCGGCCAACAGCGTCGCGCGCGTGTCGGCGCTCTCACCGGCCGGCGAGCAGTACATCGACTTGCTAGCCGAATCCGATGCCGGGCCGTATCTGCACGACGGCAGCCTGATCGCACTGGCCCACACCAGTGTTCCGGTCAGCCTGGCGCAATTGCTCGGTGACGCCGACGGGATGCTGGCCCAGGTCGATCGCCGCAAGGTCGAGCTGATCAAGAAGGAACTGAGCCTGAGCGCCGAGGGTCCGGCGAAGCTGGCCGCCATCGTTGACGGCGGCACGTTCCTGTTGTCGACACTCGATTCGGTGCTGCCCCAAACCACCAGCATCATCAAGACCAGCCGGGTGGTACTCACCCTGACGAGTGATAAGAACGCCGGATTAGCTTCCACCGCAACCGAACTCAACCGGACGTTGTCCGGGGTTGCGCGCATGCAGGCCGGCTACCGGCGGCTGACCGCGCAGACACCGCAGACGCTGTCGGCGGTCGATAATTTGTTCTCCGACAATTCCGACACGATGGTGCAGCTGCTGGGCAGCATGGCCACCATGTCGCAATTGCTCTACCAGCGGGTGCCGGCACTGAACGCGCTGTTCCCCGACTATCGCGGCTCGGTGCTGGACGCGGTGTCGAGCGCCTTCCACGACCAGGGAGTCTGGGCAATCGCCGACCTCTACCCCCGCTACGTGTGCGATTACGGGACGCCCGCGCACCCACCGTCGGCCGCGGACTACTACGAGCCGTTCATGTACACCTATTGCCGCGACACCGACCCCGCCGTGTCGATCCGCGGGGCCAAGAACGCGCCGCGTCCGGGCGGCGATGACACCGCCGGTCCGCCGCCAGGAGCGGACCTGGGGCGCCGAACCGACCCAAC from the Mycobacterium lentiflavum genome contains:
- a CDS encoding MlaD family protein, producing the protein MADSSVWQRLRKRPLESYNTTWMGSIAVAVVAAVIGAMLAVHALGAGYRHYTAEFLQAAALRAGNPIVVAGIPVGEVTSMKLDGDHVEAGLKIRDNIVLGKDSRATIKVTTILGSRYLSVQPNGSAALPHGTFDLAHTEVPYDLQSALQDATTTFEQVDSDRFAQSLAVLGKQLEGLPAVVPQAMTNIRSLSSIIAVRRDQLGQLLGSTERVTNTLRRQQAGLGNLINQGQDLLGQFVARRAVFHAMMQSLTNIVDTMSQIVVTDRSGLDSLIADMRDFTAMMAKHDDLLSNLLQISPIFFREATNLTGEGNAINFNANNVPLVDSWMCAISGRAKQFGMVQYFKDCK
- a CDS encoding MCE family protein, translating into MASKIRARAVATIAALMLVTAAVGVGWWYLAPDQDSITVTAQFDSASGLYQGNVVAVLGMPVGKITKINAKGGYVEVEFTVDRHVKVPATAQAVTVSTSILTDRQIELTPPYHGGPVLENHDTIGLTRTKTPVEFSRVLSVLDKVTKSLEGDGRGGGPVADVLNNGTLVIEGNGGQIKSALDELSRALRLSSDGGAATREQITTIVKNISSLFDAVAANDGKLREFASTIHQVSQIMADEDIGGGSTGRRFDQLVQRAGELLDANRDTIKTSLLHGNKMLTMVTNQRRDLAELLDVAPMLADNAYNMIDRANGAVRARFLTDRLVFDSQYTKEICNLMGLRQLGCSTGTIQDFGPDFGLTYVLDGMAAMGQK
- a CDS encoding MCE family protein, which codes for MITARVRVALAMAATALIASGCGTNGLASLPLPAPGLGSGGYTLTAVFSNALNLPMNAKVKLAGADVGQVEAMVARNYTAVTTLRIRNGVRLPRGSTAELRTATPLGDVFVALKPPADDPADDPMLRGGDTIGLDSTAAAATVESVLSSAAILVNGGAVRNFTNIINGFGKATGDQGQAFGELIRKSNQLVATLDARSDQISGALTELSRLADQLDAKDAAITDLMTAARPAVSALADNTTQLSDLAVQVGNTSRLLARFPSIGGTDTSGRSIIGDLNTIAGAANDVAVSPDTSFYAINRMIPPLVKSTSGSAISVHVGVDKLILGSLPDIGYPGDIGLHGPHHYNMNLLVGTLKYTLWRLQERVVGRGPNAPQVPVMPDPNIPGQIDIAPGPPLPAPGPPP
- a CDS encoding MlaD family protein; its protein translation is MIAGAANVVVKVVRAAHRQQVWLSVAGLVLTLVVGTAYLLIGALRVTPFASSYRVTVQLPESGGLLPNQDVALRGVRIGRVESLQITDSGVNAIASISSKVRVPANSVARVSALSPAGEQYIDLLAESDAGPYLHDGSLIALAHTSVPVSLAQLLGDADGMLAQVDRRKVELIKKELSLSAEGPAKLAAIVDGGTFLLSTLDSVLPQTTSIIKTSRVVLTLTSDKNAGLASTATELNRTLSGVARMQAGYRRLTAQTPQTLSAVDNLFSDNSDTMVQLLGSMATMSQLLYQRVPALNALFPDYRGSVLDAVSSAFHDQGVWAIADLYPRYVCDYGTPAHPPSAADYYEPFMYTYCRDTDPAVSIRGAKNAPRPGGDDTAGPPPGADLGRRTDPTPKGRFTIPTPYGGPPLPIEPPH